A genomic stretch from Candidatus Cloacimonadota bacterium includes:
- a CDS encoding transposase produces the protein MDMHYHKRRLPHIYIQHQSIFFTWRLNFSLPHSLLLEYDQLRVRYSTETKGLSNEYRKMQEYLNHKRIFGWLDAQYGKLNLPDFHLISPSIAQILMDKILEHQDNAYHVQAFCIMPNHVHVLMIPFCDSANFTDSVSDIVKKWKGASAREINLFLGRSGQLWVRETYDHIVRNEAEQNRILDYIIQNPVKAGLVENWKEWKHTWLDEELSKCLEEV, from the coding sequence ATGGATATGCATTACCACAAACGCCGTTTGCCCCACATCTATATCCAGCACCAATCCATCTTTTTTACCTGGCGTTTGAATTTCTCTCTGCCGCATTCCCTCCTTCTGGAATATGATCAACTCCGGGTCAGATATTCAACGGAAACCAAAGGTCTGAGCAATGAATACCGCAAAATGCAAGAATATCTCAATCACAAGCGAATCTTTGGTTGGCTGGATGCGCAGTACGGAAAACTCAACCTGCCGGATTTTCACCTGATTTCACCGTCGATCGCGCAGATACTTATGGACAAAATTCTTGAGCATCAGGACAATGCCTACCATGTACAAGCTTTCTGCATAATGCCTAATCACGTTCATGTACTTATGATACCCTTCTGTGATTCGGCCAACTTCACAGATTCCGTTTCCGACATCGTCAAAAAATGGAAAGGGGCCAGCGCCAGAGAGATAAACCTGTTCTTGGGCCGGTCCGGACAACTTTGGGTGCGCGAAACCTACGATCACATCGTTAGGAATGAAGCTGAACAGAACCGCATATTGGATTATATCATCCAAAATCCGGTTAAGGCAGGGCTGGTGGAAAATTGGAAAGAATGGAAACATACTTGGCTGGATGAAGAACTGTCAAAATGCCTGGAAGAAGTTTGA